The nucleotide sequence CCGGGAAAGGCCAGGCGAATTCGTCGGCACAACCTGGGGCTGGTGAAACAGCACAAGCGACACAGGCGGTACCGGGCGTGGTGCGAGAACGAGATCAACCGGGCGTTTCGGGCGTTTTTTCGGGAACGCCGGCCGAGGGTGATCGCCTGCGAAGATTTGTCCCACCTGCGGGGGAAGGCGAGGAACAAGGGGCTGTCCCGCAAGGTGAGCCAGTGGCAACGGCAGGCGATCCGGGAGCGACTGGAATACTTGTGTCATGTTTATTCCATAACCGATCCGGGACCAGTGAACGCCGCTTATACGAGCCAGACCTGTCCCTGTCCCGGATGCGGGTGGGTGGACGGCAAGAACCGCAACGGTGATTCATTCCGGTGCCAAAAGTGCGGATATGAAGGAGATGCGGACCATGTGGCGGCGACCAATGTGAAGGGGCGTCTTCGCGACCAGGAGATCACTAAGTACACCCCACACAAAGAAGTCAAAAGAATTTTGCTGAAGCGCTACTGGGAGAACCACGCATGAATGAATCAGAGGTCCCGGGATGTTCCCGGGAGGACGGGACAGGGACAGGCCTGGCGGGAGAAAGACCGTGAGGGCGTGCGGGGGTTGGCGAAGGCCGCACGGAACACGGCTTTGACGATGAGGCGCAAGCGGAGCGCCGCCGGGTGGCTGATCCTGGGGGGTTCGGCAAAACGGCCTTCCGGGTTGGCGAAACCGATCCCTGTCCTGCCGGTGGGAGACGCGCAAGCGTCGAGGGACCACCCCGCCGTTTGGAAACTGTCGGTGTCGGGCGCTGGTCGGCGGACGGCCTGATGGTACTGTTTCGGGCGGGACTCCAGATGCTCGGCCCCATGGCCTCGCCAATCGGGTCTTCGGGGAGCAGCCAGCCTCTCGGAGAGCGTAAACTGTTTTGCTGTCAAGTCTGTCAATGTTTGATAGAAAGTGATAGCAAAAATGAAACAGGTGTTGGTGATGGGAGATTCGGTGATGCGCAAGGCGCTGACGACGTTGGAGTTTTTAAGTCAGGACGAAGAGACGCGGCGGCTCTATGAGGAGCGGATGAAAGGGTTGCAGACGTATATGGCGGATATCGAGGGGGCGAGACGGGAAGGCCGAGAGGAAGGCCGGGAGGAAGGGCGTCGGGAGGCGCGGATGGAGATGGCTCGGGCGATGCTGGAGGCGGGGGATAATGTGGAGAAGGTGGTCAGGTTGACGAAGCTGCCCCGGGAACAGGTCGAGGCAATTCAAAGGGAGTTGGAAAGCGGCCGGTGATGCGTACTGGATATCGACGAAGGTCAAGCTATGACGTGTCGGGCGGGTTGCAGGCCTCACCCGTGGCGGGCGTGGAGAGGCGCGGGCCCCGGGGCCACCCGTGGGGTGCGGAAAATGTGGCCCCTGACCCGGAAGAAAGGTTGTGGCGGGATATCCCGTCGGCTACAGCACCTCCGAGACCACCTTCGCCTGGGTAAAGAGAAGCAGATAATCCGGCCCGCCCGCCTTCGAATCGGTCCCGGACATGTTGAATCCCCCGAATGGGTGCACCCCCACCAGCGCCCCGGTGCATTTGCGGTTGATGTAGAGGTTGCCGCAGAACATGTGCTCCCGCACATATTCCACCCGATCCCGGCGGCGGGTGTAGAGCGATCCGGTTAAACCGTATTCCGTATCATTGAACGTCTCCACAGCCTCCTCAAAACTATCCGCGGGGATCACCGCCAGCACCGGCCCGAAAATTTCCTCCTGGGCGATCCGGGCTCTGGGGTGGACATCGGCGAAAATCGTCGGTTGCAGATAGTACCCCGGCCCTTCCGCCGGCCTGCCCCCGGCCACCAGACGCCCCTCCTCCCGGCCGATCTCCATATAATGCAATATCTTCCGATACGCGGATTCGTCGATCACCGGACCCATCGGGGCGTTGTCCGCGGGCTTACCCACCGTCCATTGCTTCACGCCTTCCCGCAGCCGCTCCACCACCTCGTCGTAGACCGACCGCACCACGATCGCCCGGGAACCGGCCGAGCATTTTTGCCCCTGAAAACCAAAGGCCGACGTGAGAATCCCCTGCACCGCCGCACCCAGGTCCGCCGTTTCGTCCACGATGATCCCGTCCTTGCCCCCCATCTCGGCCACCACCCGCTTGATCCACCGGCACCCGGGAGCCGGAGTTGCCGCCCGCTGCACGATCCGCAGCCCGACCTCTTTGGACCCGGTAAAATTCACGAAGCGCACGCCGGGATGGTCCACCAGGGCATCCCCCACCGCGCCGCCCGGGCCGGGCAGATATTGCACCACACCCGCCGGAACCCCGATCTCCTCCAGCAGCTCCACCCATTTGGCCGCCACCACCGGCGCCTGGCTGGAGGGTTTGATGATCACCGGATTTCCCGTCACCAAAGCGGCCGAGCTCATACCCACCAGGATGGCCACGGGAAAATTCCACGGGGCGATGATGGCGCCAACGCCGAGGGGAATGTAGGTCATGCGGTTGTCCTCGCCGGGGTGCGGCACAAGGGAAGCGCCCTTTCCCAGGCGGATGGCCTCCCTGCCGTAATACTCCAGAAAATCAATCGCCTCGGCCACATCGGCGTCCGCTTCGGCCCAGTTTTTGCCCACCTCGTACACCATCCAGGCGGCGAACTCGAATTTTCGCCGTCTCAGCGCGGCCGCCGCCTGAAACAGATAGCCCGCCCGCGCCTCCGCGGGCAGCCGCCCCCACTCCGGGAACGCCTTCCACCCCGCCTCCACCGCCTTGTCCACGTGGCTGGCGTCCCCCGCCGCCACCTCTCCGATGACCTGGTCGATTTGAGCGGGATTGACCGATGTGATGCGACTCGCCGTGTCGACGCGCCGGCCGCCCAGGACCAGCGGGTAATACTGTCCGAGCATTCCCTCGACTTGGGCCAAGGCCTCCTTCATCCGATCCCGAACGGCGGGGTCGTGAAAATTCGACAACGGTTCGTTCCGAAACTCGATCATCCCACATGCCTCCCCACGTTCTTGAGTACAAACCACACGTTGGCCGGCCGCTCGGCCAATCGCCGCATAAAATACGCGAACCAGTCCGTTCCATAGGGCACATAAATCCGTACGCGGTATCCCCGTTCCACCAGATCACGCTGAAGGTCTGGCCGGATGCCGTACAGCATTTGAAACTCAAACCGGTCCCGGGGAATCCCCCATTGTTCGACCCGCTCCCGAGTGTGCCGAAGAATCTGCGGATCGTGGCTGGCCACCGCCGTGTAGCAGCCGCTTTGCAAATGCATGTCGATCAGCTTTTTCATGTTCTGGTCCACGTCCCGCTTGTCGGGGAACGCCACGGACGGGGGCTCGCGATACGCCCCTTTGACCAACCGCACATTCGCCCCGAGGTCCTCCAACTCTCGAAGATCCTGTTCACTTCGGTAAAGATACGCCTGGATCACGATGCCCACGTGATCGTAGCGCCGGCGCATCTCCCGGAACAGCTCCAACGTGGCGGGCAGGTGAGCCGAATCTTCCATGTCGATGCGCACGAACGTCCCGGCCTGTCCCGCCCGTTCGAGGATTTGCCCCACATGTTTTTCGGCGAGGGATCGGTCGATGTCGAGTCCCAGTTGGGTGAGTTTCACCGACAGGTGGGACCGCACTCCGGTGCGCTCGATCCCCTCCAGGGTGTCGAGACAAGCCCGGGCGGCCTCCGCCGCTTCGGCGGCATCGGACACCGACTCGCCGAGATGGTCCAGGGTCACCTCCAGTCCCCGATGGTTCAAATCCCGCACAACCTCCAGCGCTTTTTCGAGGGTTTCGCCTGCGACGAACCGGGCTGCGCCAAATCGCAACCCCCACCGCCTGGCCATGCGATTGGCGGAGGGACTCGCCGCCAACCGGTGAAACCCCTTTCTCATCCATTGCTCCATCTCCATGGCCCCCCCCCTCACCCCGATCCTACGCAAATATCGTGCCACCGCCGATGGTGCCGATGTTCGTTCGCGGGTTGAACAAAGTTGTTCAAATTGAACACCTGTGTGTAAACACGGGTATGAACAGCCGAAGTTTTTTGCCTCCTCCTTTGTTTGCCCGGAAACCTGTGCTAAGATGAGGTGGAGAAACGGAAAAATAATTCGGGCAACGGGAGAGAGGCGCATGGGCATTCTGTGGTGTTCCTGGGAAGAGCTGCGCACCAGAATGCGGCCGGTTTCGCCGGATACCGCGCTCCCCGACGCGAGCCTATCGGTGTACTCGGAAGAAGTGGATTTTGACGAGCTCGCCGAGGCCTGTCGGTCGGGGGAGCCCGTGGCGATTTATAAAGATGGGCAGTGGGTGGGGGTCTTGGGCCCCCGGGAGTTCACCGATCTCCTTCTCGATCTTTGCTGGAGCCAGCGGGCATTTTTTGAACAGGTGCTGGACATTGTCCAAGAGGCGGTGACCGTGATCGATCGCCGGGGGGTGGTCCGGGGTTGGAGCCGAACGGCGGAGCAGATCTACGACATCCCGGCCCAGCGGATTCTCGGGCGGCCCATTGACCGGTTTTTCCAGCCCGAGGCCCTGGCGGTTCTGCGGCTTCTCCGTGATCCCAAACCTGTGCGCCAAGTGTACCACGCTCCCCGGGAGAACACCCATGTGCTTCTTTCCGGCGGTCCGGCGAGGGTGGACGGGCAGATGGCTGGGGCGGTGGCTTCGGAAAAGGATATCACTCAGTTGGTGCGGATGCATCAGGAGTTGCAGCGGACGTATCGCCAGTGGATGGCGGATCAACAGTTGCGGCACGGCGATCGCGATCCCTTTGACACGATCAAAGGGGGGTCGCCCGACCTTCTGCATGCCATTCGCCTGGCCAAAAAGGTGGCGCCCACCGACGCTACGGTTTTGTTGCAGGGGGAGAGCGGGGTGGGGAAGGATCTGTTTGCCCAGGCGATCCACGCGGCGAGCCGGCGGAGTGCCGGCCCGTTTATCGCCCTGAACTGCGCAGCCATCCCGGGGCCTTTATTTGAGAGTGAATTGTTCGGTTATGAAGGGGGCGCCTTCACCGGCGCGGACCGATCCGGGCGCCCGGGGAAGCTGGAGCTCGCCCACGGGGGGACGCTCTTTTTGGATGAGATCGGGGAGCTGCCCGTGGAGCTTCAGGCGAAGTTCTTGAGGGTTCTCCAGGACCAGACCTTTTATCGCATCGGCGGCACGAAGCCGATTCAGGTGAACGCCCGAATCATCGCGGCGGGGAACCAGCCCCTGGAGGATCTGGTGGCCAAGGGCCGGTTTCGGGAAGACCTGTACTATCGGCTGAATGTAGTCCGGATCTTCATCCCGCCCCTAAGAGAGCGACTGGACGACATCCCGGTGTTGGTGGAGACATTTTTGG is from Kyrpidia tusciae DSM 2912 and encodes:
- the pruA gene encoding L-glutamate gamma-semialdehyde dehydrogenase; its protein translation is MIEFRNEPLSNFHDPAVRDRMKEALAQVEGMLGQYYPLVLGGRRVDTASRITSVNPAQIDQVIGEVAAGDASHVDKAVEAGWKAFPEWGRLPAEARAGYLFQAAAALRRRKFEFAAWMVYEVGKNWAEADADVAEAIDFLEYYGREAIRLGKGASLVPHPGEDNRMTYIPLGVGAIIAPWNFPVAILVGMSSAALVTGNPVIIKPSSQAPVVAAKWVELLEEIGVPAGVVQYLPGPGGAVGDALVDHPGVRFVNFTGSKEVGLRIVQRAATPAPGCRWIKRVVAEMGGKDGIIVDETADLGAAVQGILTSAFGFQGQKCSAGSRAIVVRSVYDEVVERLREGVKQWTVGKPADNAPMGPVIDESAYRKILHYMEIGREEGRLVAGGRPAEGPGYYLQPTIFADVHPRARIAQEEIFGPVLAVIPADSFEEAVETFNDTEYGLTGSLYTRRRDRVEYVREHMFCGNLYINRKCTGALVGVHPFGGFNMSGTDSKAGGPDYLLLFTQAKVVSEVL
- a CDS encoding sigma-54 interaction domain-containing protein — its product is MGILWCSWEELRTRMRPVSPDTALPDASLSVYSEEVDFDELAEACRSGEPVAIYKDGQWVGVLGPREFTDLLLDLCWSQRAFFEQVLDIVQEAVTVIDRRGVVRGWSRTAEQIYDIPAQRILGRPIDRFFQPEALAVLRLLRDPKPVRQVYHAPRENTHVLLSGGPARVDGQMAGAVASEKDITQLVRMHQELQRTYRQWMADQQLRHGDRDPFDTIKGGSPDLLHAIRLAKKVAPTDATVLLQGESGVGKDLFAQAIHAASRRSAGPFIALNCAAIPGPLFESELFGYEGGAFTGADRSGRPGKLELAHGGTLFLDEIGELPVELQAKFLRVLQDQTFYRIGGTKPIQVNARIIAAGNQPLEDLVAKGRFREDLYYRLNVVRIFIPPLRERLDDIPVLVETFLEDLCAAYGRPAPHLEPDFLVALMRHPWSGNVRELRNVLERLVVTVEDESWNSGHLAALLRPGDPGAEPPGTPHRPGLRPNAGRTKGESILEALRKTGGNKAAAARLLGISRGTLYNRLRSLGLDPRAFDSAMGLGRWRR
- a CDS encoding proline dehydrogenase family protein; amino-acid sequence: MEQWMRKGFHRLAASPSANRMARRWGLRFGAARFVAGETLEKALEVVRDLNHRGLEVTLDHLGESVSDAAEAAEAARACLDTLEGIERTGVRSHLSVKLTQLGLDIDRSLAEKHVGQILERAGQAGTFVRIDMEDSAHLPATLELFREMRRRYDHVGIVIQAYLYRSEQDLRELEDLGANVRLVKGAYREPPSVAFPDKRDVDQNMKKLIDMHLQSGCYTAVASHDPQILRHTRERVEQWGIPRDRFEFQMLYGIRPDLQRDLVERGYRVRIYVPYGTDWFAYFMRRLAERPANVWFVLKNVGRHVG